A region of Nitrospirota bacterium DNA encodes the following proteins:
- a CDS encoding PBP1A family penicillin-binding protein has translation MPDSDRFIEVRERPRRWAWWHIVLLAGTAMVFLAGGSAAGVLWYFSQDLPPLDPLQNYQPSLVTRVYSDDRQIIGQFFIERRLLTPLQEIPKPLIQAVIAVEDARFFEHPGLDVVGILRAAWTNLRRGGRVEGASTITQQLARSLFLSSERTFERKLKELILAYKMELVLTKEQILEMYLNQIYFGQGAYGVAAAAQTYFGKDLPKVTLAEAAFLAGMPKSPSAYSPFKAPERAKKRQEHVLARMEEAGFITPEEREQAAAEPLAFRRPGAEQIAPYFIEHVRQLLVAKYGEAMVYKGGLEVFTTLNVEMQRAAEAAVRNGLRDLDKRQGWRGPLRTVDLATLTATPPAVSQMLKEGDMMEGMVTKVGKDHVLVHIGTGIGRLSFDDMAWAKRRLKGRDPTKDFVLVQNPKQLLKPGDVIEVAVKKVDRDLVHLRLEQTPIVEGGLVAIDPRTGAIRAMVGGFDFSRSEYNRAVMAHRQPGSAFKPIIYATALSQGMSPATLVLDAPVVYEQEDEEKIWKPENYERRFFGMISLREALIHSRNLATVRLLERVGVRNVIEFARSVGIVSPLTPDLSLALGSSSVSLVELVSAYGVFVNQGVRVEPYAIASVKDNTGRTLEETVPEPRQAIPKETAYLITNMMEDVVQRGTGQLAKSIGRPVAGKTGTTNDYTDAWFIGATPNLAAGTWVGFDDRRPLGETESGAHASLPIWIDFMKEALKQLPVVPFTIPDDVVFVKVDPSTGLLTSDQVEQGTVELFAKGTEPTQVAPQRLDPTEFYKLDQIPEGQPAVEEGGHPDTPN, from the coding sequence GTGCCTGACAGCGATCGGTTCATCGAGGTTCGGGAGCGGCCCCGACGATGGGCGTGGTGGCACATCGTCCTGTTGGCTGGGACGGCCATGGTGTTTCTGGCTGGCGGTTCCGCCGCCGGTGTGCTGTGGTATTTTTCGCAAGACCTGCCGCCGCTCGATCCGCTGCAGAACTACCAGCCCAGCCTGGTCACCCGCGTCTATTCGGATGACCGGCAGATCATCGGACAATTCTTCATCGAGCGTCGCCTGCTGACGCCGCTCCAGGAGATTCCCAAACCTCTGATCCAGGCCGTCATCGCCGTGGAGGACGCGCGCTTTTTCGAGCATCCGGGCCTTGACGTCGTCGGGATCTTGCGCGCGGCCTGGACCAACCTCCGGCGAGGCGGCAGGGTCGAAGGCGCGAGCACCATCACGCAGCAACTCGCGCGATCCCTGTTTCTCTCGTCCGAACGGACGTTCGAGCGCAAGCTCAAGGAATTGATCCTTGCGTACAAGATGGAGTTGGTGCTGACCAAGGAACAGATTCTGGAGATGTACCTGAACCAGATTTACTTCGGGCAGGGCGCTTACGGAGTCGCGGCCGCGGCGCAGACCTATTTCGGAAAAGATCTGCCGAAAGTGACGCTCGCGGAAGCGGCGTTTCTCGCCGGCATGCCTAAATCGCCGAGCGCCTATTCGCCCTTCAAAGCGCCGGAGCGGGCGAAAAAGCGGCAGGAACACGTGCTGGCCCGCATGGAAGAAGCGGGGTTCATCACGCCCGAAGAGCGGGAACAAGCGGCGGCGGAGCCATTGGCGTTCCGCCGGCCCGGCGCGGAGCAGATCGCGCCCTATTTCATCGAGCATGTCAGACAGCTTCTGGTCGCCAAGTATGGCGAAGCGATGGTGTACAAGGGCGGATTGGAGGTCTTCACGACGCTGAACGTCGAGATGCAGAGGGCCGCCGAAGCCGCCGTTCGCAACGGACTCCGCGATCTGGATAAGCGGCAGGGGTGGCGCGGACCGCTCCGGACCGTCGATCTCGCGACGTTGACCGCAACCCCGCCGGCCGTGTCCCAGATGTTGAAGGAAGGGGACATGATGGAAGGCATGGTCACCAAGGTCGGCAAAGACCATGTGCTGGTCCACATCGGCACGGGGATTGGGCGGCTCTCGTTCGACGATATGGCGTGGGCGAAGCGGCGGCTGAAGGGCCGGGATCCGACCAAGGACTTCGTGCTGGTGCAAAACCCGAAGCAACTGCTCAAGCCGGGAGATGTGATCGAAGTCGCCGTCAAGAAGGTCGATCGCGACCTCGTGCATCTGCGGCTGGAGCAGACGCCGATCGTCGAGGGCGGGCTCGTGGCGATCGATCCCAGGACCGGCGCCATCCGCGCGATGGTCGGCGGCTTCGACTTCAGCCGGAGCGAGTACAACCGCGCGGTCATGGCCCATCGTCAGCCCGGTTCGGCGTTCAAGCCGATCATTTACGCGACGGCCCTGAGCCAAGGGATGAGCCCGGCGACGTTGGTGCTCGATGCACCGGTGGTCTACGAGCAGGAAGACGAAGAGAAAATCTGGAAGCCGGAGAATTACGAGCGGCGCTTCTTCGGCATGATCAGCTTGCGAGAGGCGCTCATTCACTCGCGCAACCTGGCGACGGTCCGGCTGTTGGAGAGAGTCGGTGTGCGGAACGTGATCGAATTCGCCCGATCGGTCGGCATTGTCAGTCCCTTGACCCCGGACCTGTCGCTCGCCCTGGGCTCCAGCAGCGTCAGCCTGGTGGAACTGGTGTCGGCCTACGGGGTGTTCGTCAATCAGGGCGTGCGCGTCGAGCCCTATGCCATTGCCAGCGTGAAAGACAACACCGGTCGCACGTTGGAAGAAACCGTGCCTGAGCCTCGCCAGGCCATCCCCAAGGAAACCGCCTATCTCATTACGAATATGATGGAAGACGTCGTTCAACGGGGGACCGGCCAGCTGGCGAAGTCCATTGGCCGGCCGGTGGCGGGCAAGACCGGCACGACCAATGATTACACGGACGCCTGGTTCATCGGCGCCACGCCGAATCTGGCGGCGGGAACCTGGGTCGGCTTCGACGACCGGCGACCGCTCGGCGAGACCGAATCCGGCGCCCATGCCTCCTTGCCGATCTGGATCGACTTCATGAAAGAAGCGCTCAAACAACTGCCGGTCGTGCCGTTCACGATTCCGGACGACGTGGTCTTCGTGAAAGTGGATCCTTCAACCGGCCTGCTGACCTCCGACCAAGTGGAACAGGGCACCGTCGAATTGTTTGCAAAGGGAACGGAACCGACGCAGGTCGCGCCCCAGCGCCTCGATCCGACCGAATTCTATAAGCTGGACCAGATCCCGGAGGGACAACCGGCGGTCGAGGAAGGCGGTCACCCTGATACACCGAACTGA
- the iscX gene encoding Fe-S cluster assembly protein IscX, with protein sequence MDLKWQDAEEIAIRLLETHPDTDPLTVRFTDLHAWIVALPEFKDDPKRSNEKILEAIQMAWHEEYQDAKS encoded by the coding sequence ATGGATCTGAAGTGGCAGGACGCAGAGGAGATCGCGATTCGCTTGTTGGAAACTCACCCGGATACCGACCCACTGACGGTCCGCTTCACGGACCTGCACGCCTGGATCGTCGCGTTACCGGAGTTCAAGGACGATCCCAAAAGGTCGAACGAGAAAATTCTGGAAGCGATCCAGATGGCCTGGCACGAGGAATACCAGGACGCCAAGTCGTAG